DNA from Musa acuminata AAA Group cultivar baxijiao chromosome BXJ1-5, Cavendish_Baxijiao_AAA, whole genome shotgun sequence:
GATTGCGCTATCATTATCTTAGTGATCATGGTTTCATTTTCTAAATATTTTAGGACTTGAATCTGGGGACTCTTGGCTTGATTTGTCCACAGGAAGGTCAGAGTGCCTTCCTGCCTGTGTTCCGGTCAGGCAGCTGTTCGGAGATTGGGCCAAAGCCATACATGGAGGACGAGCATATCTGCATAGATAATCTAGTCAAGCATCTTGGAGCTTCTGTCAATTGCCCATCACCTGGTGCTTTTTATGGAGTGAGCTTCAGTGATCTGGAATTCAATTCTGTGAACTTGTGGACTAAGCCACGGCCTCCTATTTGATCATGATGTGGTCTTTATTTTAGGAATTTCTTTATCTCTTATCGTGTTGGAAAATTTCCTAGCATTGTGTGTTTGATATAGTTTTTCTTGCTCAATATTAGAAATTTTTTGAGCACTTACTTagcagtttgtgtgtgcaggtttTTGATGGACATGGTGGCAAAGATGCAGCATGTTTTGTTCGTAATAACATCCTCAAATTTATAACCGAGGACAATCGTTTCCCTGCCAGTGCGAAGAAGGCCATGAAGAGTGCATTTACCAAAGCTGATTATGCTTTTGCTGATTCTGTCTCACTTGATCGATTCTCTGGAACGACAGCACTTACTGCTCTTATTTTAGGAAGGTAAGATTTGATATCACTTTCTAATGATATTTAGTTTTGTATTGCAATAAAGTTGAGTTGTACTGGGAGTTGCTATTTGATTTCACTGTTAATGCTTCAAAActtgtttaaaataattttatattggaTCATATAGGCACTAAAGGCCTTGAATGCAttgaaatctacatattttctgtGGCAGCACAATTGTGACATTAGAGGTTATCATATCTCTTTTAAGATTAATACTGTAGCTTGTTCAATGAAGTTGTCATTTTATGGAAAATCATGATTATCTGACGGATCATTATCTTCAGTTTAGTGGAGCTAACTGATATTAATGATCTGAAATATGAAATACTTGAAGTTTGAACATTACTCTTTCTCACAAAAATTCCTTTCAAGGCCCTAGAGATTGACAGACCTTATCATCCATATTGCTTGATGATCAGATGCATATAAAATTTTGTGCTGCATCATAATTTAACAGGGCTTCAGAGAAGTGGCAGGTCCTGTATCCACTTAAATGGAGGCACTGCATTTTAATTGTATAATTTGATACAATATGCTTCATAAAAAATGATATTCATAAGGTAATTCAAGATTGTTTGGTTGCTTATTGCTGTATCTTTGCTGTTTAAGATTGGTATGGTGGTTACTGTTATTTGATCTCTTGAAGTCCTTAGATGTTAATAACTCCGGCTTTTTGTACCTTTGTAGGTCACTGCTAATTGCTAATGCAGGTGATTGCCGTGCTGTACTAGGGAAGCGTGGCCGAGCTATGGAACTTTCGAGAGACCATAAACCTAGCTGCAGTGTGGAACGGCTCAGAATTGAGAAGCTTGGCGGTAGTGTCTATGATGGATATCTCAATGGTCAACTATCGGTAGCAAGGGCTATTGGTGACTGGCACATGAAGGGCTCAAAAGATTCTGCTTGCCCGTTGATCGCTGAACCA
Protein-coding regions in this window:
- the LOC135673570 gene encoding probable protein phosphatase 2C 27, translating into MVWKDSMAASTEFPPPMVMLDGKYGSKENGSLIVGGSEDLNTSEGRKDVKVGKPPRHLSVIRHTVGLVGLDLNLGTLGLICPQEGQSAFLPVFRSGSCSEIGPKPYMEDEHICIDNLVKHLGASVNCPSPGAFYGVFDGHGGKDAACFVRNNILKFITEDNRFPASAKKAMKSAFTKADYAFADSVSLDRFSGTTALTALILGRSLLIANAGDCRAVLGKRGRAMELSRDHKPSCSVERLRIEKLGGSVYDGYLNGQLSVARAIGDWHMKGSKDSACPLIAEPELQETLLTEEDEFLILGCDGLWDVMSSQCAVTIARKELMAHNDPERCSRELVQEALKRNTCDNLTVVVVCFSPHPPPRIEIPRPRVRRSISMEGLHLLQGALDSNM